A stretch of DNA from Macrococcus sp. 19Msa1099:
GGCCATCTTCTAAATTCACCGCATTAAACACAATATGATTATGATAATTGTTCGTATTGCCATGTGTATAGACGACAGCCTGAAAGCCACCACCGAGTTCTTTATTCAGCCGTTCGGCCAGTTCATATCCCATCTGATTCACTTCAAAAGGATCAATGTCACGGCCTTTAAAGGACTGTTCAATGAGATGTGCTTGAATGTCTTTGCCTTCGACCTTTGCTTTGTTGAACGCTTTCCTGACCACACCAAACTCATATTCAGCGTTACTCGGATCACAGTTGATGCCAGACATCGCAATACACTTCTTCTCCTGTGTGTCCTTATCTTTACCATCACGCCCATATTTGATGGATGCCGTGGCACTTTTAGACGAAGCTACTTTAGTCTGTGCCATATCTGATGCACCTCATTCTGAAGTCGTTCAAATTCATGCTTAGATGCCTGAAATTCTTCTGTCAGCTTTTTAATCGCATTCAATTCTACAGAACCAATATAGGGTTCACGTGCTAAAGTTTTTAAAGTACGTGTCGACTGATTCATATTGTTCCCCACCCTACTGATCTCACCGGATAATTTTGAAAGTGGTGGTAAGATACTCTGAATATCCTCTGACTTCATCAGTGGACGATGAATCTTCCCTCCTAATGCGCGCGCCTTTAAATATGATGTGATGTTCAAGTTGGCACTTGAAGCTGTACCAGCGATCACATCATATTCATCTGCGTTCACTCGGAAAGAAATAATCTTTGATTTTTTCTTTGCCTCGCTCACTTGTTCGTCCCTCCATTCTGTAAAAAATAGCTCATATTCATTCGTCATTTTTTACGCCACTCCGTGCCGAAGTGATGTGATGTATCGGTTCAGACTGCTCCCTATTCGGTCGCAGACATTCACACGATTATTGTAAATCCAAATGTCTCACTATTCGCTCGCATTTGAGATTAACAACAGCCATCACATCACAAGAACACAAAACATTTATTGTACAATTGTTCTGTCACGATGTTTATATCAATTGTACCATAAATTGTACAAAAAATGTTTTGGTCAAGCAGTGCGAATGTATACATTTGCTTCGCAAAGTCTACTTCACCTCCTTGTAAGGGAAAGCTTTTCCCTTAACCCTTTCGTTTTATATCATCGTATATTTCTTCAAAATATACGATGATATAAAATACAAAGATCCATACAAACATCATGTAATGTTTGTATGGATCTTTGTAGAAAAACTCTCCGAATGGATTTGAATATGCTGACTCCTTTCGTCATCATAATCCAATCCATTCGATACAAAAGATACTGTATACCCGTATCTTTTGTAAGACTGATTATCAAAGTTTAGCCCTTCGTTCTAAATTGTGATAACCAGTTCGTTAACCCCTTAAGATCACTCACGTGCCAGTAGCCTCTTGAATCGTCCATTGCATCCGCAATGCCATTCAGCGCTTTCTTTAATTGATTCAGTTCTTCCTGAACTGCTTGAAATTTATTCGGATCAATCTCTGACTGATCTTTATGTGCAATCACATAATTCTGTTTGAATTCATCCAACGAGATGAATTTACCATTCTCTTTTCTTGGAAAGTCTTTACCAAAGACTTCTTTTAATGTCTGAAGTTCTTTCTTATCTTTTTCACGTTTTTCTTTTAATAGTTGTTTCTTCTTTTCTTCTAATGCTTGTAGTTCCTTTTCGTAATCAATGTTTGTCATCGTATGTCCTCCTGATGTTTATCGTTATCCTTATTATGCCACTCATTTTTACACGATAAAAAGAATAAGGTAAGCCACCTAGAAGAAATTATAGTAATTCGATATAATGATTAAGCCGTCTTTACTTCCATAGGCGAGATCTTATGGAAGGAGGTGATCTCTGTGGAATTTCTACTTGTTAACGTTATTGCGCCATTGTATGTTGGCGTAGCACTTGCGTTGTTTTCTCACTGGTTAGATCAGCGTAAGTCGTAAGACGGCATACCAGCACCTAAAAAACCCCCTAACTGTTCCAGCAGTTAGGGGGTTCGGTGTTTCCATGGAATTTCTACTTGTTAAGATTATTATATATCATTCAGTTTTCTTTGTAAAACTAATCAATGACATAGACATACTTTACAGCATGTTTAAATATCGTAATTTCTCGTCCATCTTCTGTTTCAATGTAAATCTCATATTTCGCACCGAATAAATATGTTCCAGTCACAGCTTTGCCATCAAGGAAAACAACCTTAATCTTTTCACCTTTTTGATGATAAAAACCATATTTTCTTTTTTCTTCTTTAATGTCTTCAGACATTTAATCACCCCATATAAATTAACTACTTATTTTAATTATAACGAATAATTGAATTTAAGAGTAATTTAAAAGGATAAAGATGTTATAATTTTAGATGGATAAGAGTATATAAAGGTACATAAGCTATCTACATAATATATCCGGTGAATAGTAAATAGCCTAAGTGGTTAATGGTAGGTAATTATTATTATATAGCACATAATAAGTGCATAACTAATGTTGATTTTTATGTACATAGATGTACTTAGCACTGCATAATTGAAATGGAGTAGTTAAATGATGAATTATACAGTTAAACAATTAGCAGATAAGTTGGAAGTTACTAAAGCAACTATCACAAATAATGCGAAAGCGTTAGATTTAGAATTAAAAAAAATAGATAATGTGATACAAATTGATGATAAACAGGCAGTTTTAATCTCTCAGCGTATAAATAAGAACAAACAAGCAAATAGTATGATTAATAAGAATCCAGAAGATGTTAGTGTATCAGGTAGTCAAACAGAAGAAAAAGATTCTAGAAATGATGATTTGGTCGAAATACTAAAACAACAAATAGAAGATCTAAAAAAAGATAAAGATGAATATATTAATCAAGTTAATAATTTAAATGGTTTATTAAAACAGCAACAAACACTTTTATCCCAGCAACAATCATTACAATTGCAGTCAAATGAAAAGATAAAAGCATTAGAGATAGAATTGAATGAGATTAAAGAAGATGTTATAGAAGCACAAACAGTGAATATAAACGATAAAGTGTATAATGAACTAAAAAATAGCGATGATAGGAATAAAAAAGGATTTTTAAGCAAATGGTTTAAAAAATAGTTTTTATATAGGATTATAGGAGTGAAGATATTGGAATTGAAACACCAATTGGAAATATCAAAAAAATTTTCATCAATGTATTTATTATAATAAAAAATACAGAAGAAAACATACTGATGTATTCTGTATTTTAATTATCAATTCTTTTACTTTTAGAGTATAATCTTTCTTTCCAATAGACTTTCGGTAATTTACTGCCTATTATATAGGCTGCAATAGGTTTTAATAAATCTTTTGCAGCTGCTTTTGCAGTCGTTCCTGCAGCTATATTTCCTCCTGTTATCATTAAACCTATTAATAAAGTTGTATTATTAACATCATTTTCTAAAGAATGCTTTGTGGTTCTCACATATTTATAACCATCTACTGATCCTGCTGGTGGCCCTGCTGCTGCTCGAGATAAAATATTCTTTTCATCCGTACTTGAGCTTAAGCGTCCGTCAATTTCAATATCATCTTTTCGTAATTGAGAAGGCTCTTCTATAACCACTTCAGTAGTTAATTTCTTATATGAAACAATACCATTCTTCAAATTTGTTACTACAATTCTTTTATTAGCTGAATCTAATACCAATTTATAAGTATCATTTTTCTTTTCATCAGTTACTATATTATAATTAGTGCCGTATTTCACTTCTGAACCATCTTCCATAATAATCTTATCGTTTGTATATGTTATATTATCAACAGAAAAATTTTGACTTTTTACAGATTGTTATGCTTCAGCATTTGCTTTTAATGGGGATATAAAAGTAGAAGTTAATAAAGAAACTGCTACTGTGGTAGTAATTAATAAATTAGTCTTATTTGTCACGGTTATCATCTTCCTTCTTATAAATTTTTTCACCTAAAGTTGTAAAAATAATATACAGAATGATAGCAATTATTGGATTTAAAAAATAAATCCATAGAGGTCTATCCACTCCTTCATGCATTGTACTTGCTAAATAATAATGAAAGATAAATAAAAAGCTAATAATAATTAGACTAGTCAAAATCTTATAAAATTTATAGGTCATACTTTCACCTCGCAATATTGATGACAATTTCCTTCGATGTTGAATAGATTACTTCACTATTCCTTTCTTTTTTCTTAGCCATTGAAATCTCACTTTCTTCCATGACACTACTTTATTTTTAAATAATGGATATTTCTTTAGATAAAATTAAAGTAATTAGTATAATGTTTCATTATATTTATATTTTATCACCTCTATAATTTATTTTTTTCAGTATACCTTAATAATTCTATTTATTACTGAATTTTTAAAAATTTAAGGTAAATTTAAGGTTGTACAATCATTCGCTTCATTCGTCTATTTAGTCTACAGCTATAATAATCAATTAGAATTCTATTATTATACTTTTAATTGAATAGTGCGTCTCTTTAAAAATTCATGTAACATAATGGTAATTATGTTACATGATAAACCCCGACACCAAAGGGGTTTATTTTTATACCTGAAATAATGTATCATAGTGATATCAATACGTACATTATACGTATCATATAGGAGTGATTTGGATGAACAGCGTAGAACCGATTCGTGACGTAAAAAAGGTACAGGAGATGAAAGAAGCACTCGCTTATTATGGATCAGAGCGTGATGTCTTTTTATTTAATCTAGGGATTAACTGTGGCTTGAGAGTGAGTGACATGTTGGGATTAAAGAAAAAGGATATTAAGGACTATACAATCAAACTCAGAGAACAGAAGACCCGTAAACAGAAACAAATCCCCCTTTATCATCTAAAGGAGGATATTGATCGTTATATTCAGTTCCTGGAGGATGAAGATTATCTGTTTAAAAGCAATAAACTCGATTCTGAGGGCAATAGTAAACCCATTAGCCGTGTACAGGCTTATAGAATACTGAATCATTCAGCAAAATGTATCGGATTAAGTGAAATCGGAACACATTCAATGCGCAAGACCTTCGGTTATCATTACTACAATAAAACGAAGGATATCGCTTTGTTGATGGATCTATTCAATCATTCATCTCAGTCTGTGACACTCAGATACATTGGGATTAATCAGGATGTTATGAACGAATCAATTAGTAATGTAATGGAAAATATATTTTTATAAATTTATTATATTGTCACATTGATGAGCTATATCAATATCGTGTGTTGCTACAATTAAAACTTTATCTTTATCAATTAAAGATAACAGCTTAGAAAAAATAAAAAAGCCATTTTCTTTATCAAGAGCACCAGTAGGTTCATCTGCTAAAATTATGCTAGGTGACTTTAATATAAGTCTAATAAGAGATACCCTTTGTTGCTCCCCTCCACTTAGAGTTGATATTTTTCTACTTTTTGTAACATTAACATTAAATTCTTTAATATAATCTTCTTTTAATTTTTCTTTTTCTGATTTAGTCATTAATTTAAACTTTAAACCAATATCTAAATTTTCATTTACACTCTTGTTATCTACTAATCCATAATTTTGAAATAGATACCCTAAGCAATACCTATAAAAATTTTTATTAAATTTAATTTCACTATTATTATAAAATATAGTTCCATTTTTTGGTTTTTCAAATCCTGCTATTGTGTTAAGAAGTGTAGATTTTCCAGAACCACTTTTACCTACAATAGCATAAGATTCACCTAACTTAAATTCAATATTAAAATTATCAAAAATTAATTTCTCGTCTTTAATAACTGTTATATTATCTAGTTTAATCATACTATTTGCCCATTATTTTATTAAATTTTAATTTAGTAATGTATTTAATACTTTCAACGTATTTACCTTTATGTGTAATTTCAACGTATTCTTGACTAGGATCATATCCTTTAAAAGATAGTTTATAGTTTTTTTCGTCGCCATTTGCATCATAAATCACTATATTTTCATAATTTTGCGTTTCTTTATCTACTTTAGCATATGATATTTCTTTGCTAAGTAATGGATTAAATCTATCAGTGTGTTCATTTCTAACATTTAGTAATACAAATAGCATTACTAGACATATTATAATCGTTAAAATAATCTTTTTCATTTTATATCTCCTTAATTAGTTTAGTGTAATTTTTTTCTAATATATATATATATATTATTTGTAAAACAAATTGAAACAATATGAAAATAAGCATGATATAAATAAAAATTATATTTTTAAAATAAAAATAGCAAGATATACCCACAAATATTATTAGCAATGACTGCAATAAAATATAAGTTATATTACTATGCAAAATACTATATCCATGAATCTTTTTTATCAGTAATAATTTCTTGTTTTGATCAAAATACTGTTTAATATCAAATAATATAGTTATTGATATAGTAACAATATTTAATATCTGTGCTAATAATAAAATTAAATATTTAATTTTAATTTCTTTATAGTCACTATTGACTTTATCTTTAAAACTAGTAACGCTACTTACATAGTTTTCGAGGCCAAACTTTTTTATATTGTCTATAGTACTATCATAATTTTTAAAAAGATATGATCCTTGAGAAACAGATGTATAATAAAAATCATCACCTAAATCATTGCCTTCTATGACTAAAATAACAGGTGAATATATATAGGAATACTTTTTCATTGTACGAGTATCAAATGAATAAATTTTATAGTCATTTTCCTTACTTATAAAATGAGAATTTTGGTTTATATTTGTACCATCTTGTTGAAATTTTATCCAATCGTTAACATCTAATTCAATATTCTTTCGTTTACTCATTGAATTTACAGGCAATATAATTTCAATCTGACTAGCATCTGTTTTAATTGAAAAATCTTGATCTAATTTTCCATAAAAATCAATGAAATTCTTATTTATAAATAGTACTTTACTATTCTCAACGTTAGAATATGTATTACTAGGATTATAAACATTATTGTTTCTAATCAGTAAAGTATTATTTGTTTTTTCGCTATAAATAATTAAATTATGAAATTTTTTCTGCAATATTTTTTTTTCTTCTTCTTTATAGAAAATTGGAGCTATATCTACTGTATAATAATCATCCATTTGATTCCATATTTTCTTTGATTCATTAATTAAGCTAAGTTCTTTTAAATGGTTATAATTTCCTATATAGATAATAGAAAATACTAAAAGCAATATACACTTAGTAAAAGTGCTTATAATTCTAAGTTGTTTATAGGGTTTTTGTCCTTTTATTAGTGATGGAATATCTATTTTTATAACTAAAAAATAACTAATAATAGATATAATTATAATTATAAGCAAATATAAACAATAAAGAATAACTTCTCTTTTTATGAACAGGGTTATTTGACTGTTATGCTCAAGTAAGTTTAAATAAAGAATCGTTGCAAATATAAAAATAGCAAAAAATGAAATATAGTATAATATTTTTTTGTGAAAATCCTCAAAAATAATATTTCCATTAGAATATCCATTTAGTTTTTTAATAGCAATTTCTTTGAAATTGCTACATACTTTTGTTAAGAAATAAAGAATATAAATAATAAATAATGATAATATAGGGAATAGTAATCCGTTATCCGCTATTAAACTAATAAATAAAATTTGAGGAGATATTTTTATTATATCTGACTTAATTCCTAATTTAAGTAAACTATTTTGAATATTAGTATTATTTATATTTTTTTCTTTAACAAAATAATTTCCTCTAACATCTTTTTTTAGCACTTCCTCAAAATTCATAAGTTTATTTTTTTTACTGTTAAAGGTTTCTGTCAAATCTTTTTCCTTACTATTTATAGGATAAATATACTTCTTTGTTTCATTTTTTCCATCACTATAGCTTACTTTATAAATAGAAATGTCATTTTCTTTAGAAATTTTATTTAGTTCTTTATATATGGATTCTTTGCTATGTTTAAAATCCCATTCCGTAATTTTAATTACATAATTACTATCTGGTATCAATTCTTCTTCTTCTTTAAGACTAAACAAAAATAGAATCGAAAAAATAATAAATAACATAGAAAGATCTAAAATTATTTTTAAAATTTTCATTTTTCCCTTTCCATCAAGAAAAGAATGGATAAATTATCCATTCTTTTTTAATACACTTTATAATATGTTTGATTTCCAGACCAAGATTTTTCTGCGGATGCCTGTGCTTTTACTCCAGGACGAGTTTTCCCACTCTCTGAAGGATATTTACCAATTGCAGTCGAAGCATGATATTTTGAACCATGAGAATAGTACGACCAAACATATTTTTCTCCTACTCCATATTCCCATTTTCCACCTTGCGCGTATACAGTTGCTGCACTAACAACACCACTAATAATACCTAATAACATTAATCCAGATAAAGAAACTGATATTAATTTTTTATTCACTTTTGATCTATACCCTCTGTAATTTTTTACATTTTTAGTATAATATTTTTGGATTTTTTTTACAACAATATTTTGAAATATAAGTAAAAAGTAATAACATCTGTATAGAGATATTTTAAATAAATGATAATTTCCATTGCATACATTCTATTCTTAATTGTATAATTAAGGCAAATAAAAAAGAACGGCAGGAGTGATAGGAGCTACCAACTCCCATCAGACCTCAATCTTACGTTACCACAACTAACGTAATCATGATTTTACCGATCTCTTCTATATAATATCTTGTGTAGCAAAAGTAACCTTTGCTTATAAGTACATTATATAGGCGTATCGGTAAAACCTCAATAGACTTGGCTCAAATTAAGAAAAAAGTGGATGAAGAGAGATTACAAAAGACAGGTAGTGTAAGATCGCTACCTGTCTTTTTGTTTGCCTCAACTTCATACGACAGTACATGTTTCAGGTGTTCTTCATGTAAAAAAGGAACGGTGGGCTGGAGTCATAGACCAACAAATTCATCCAGCATGTCTACGGATTTTTTCACTTATTCTGCGGGCATATGCGGTAGTTTGCATGATTCCACTTTTCTACCACTCGTGAGTCACCCAGGCAGTGACGAGCAGATATCTAAAAACACGGATAGGGCTTTCTAAAATAGTTAGGTGAATAGCACTACCGTCTTGTTAAAAATAAAAAATAGCAAACCAAAATAGAAAATTTCTATTTTGGTTTGCTATTTTTTTGGAATAGTTATACAATTTAATTAACTTAATTGAACGTAA
This window harbors:
- a CDS encoding lactococcin 972 family bacteriocin, with amino-acid sequence MNKKLISVSLSGLMLLGIISGVVSAATVYAQGGKWEYGVGEKYVWSYYSHGSKYHASTAIGKYPSESGKTRPGVKAQASAEKSWSGNQTYYKVY
- a CDS encoding tyrosine-type recombinase/integrase, producing MNSVEPIRDVKKVQEMKEALAYYGSERDVFLFNLGINCGLRVSDMLGLKKKDIKDYTIKLREQKTRKQKQIPLYHLKEDIDRYIQFLEDEDYLFKSNKLDSEGNSKPISRVQAYRILNHSAKCIGLSEIGTHSMRKTFGYHYYNKTKDIALLMDLFNHSSQSVTLRYIGINQDVMNESISNVMENIFL
- a CDS encoding DUF1430 domain-containing protein, with protein sequence MKILKIILDLSMLFIIFSILFLFSLKEEEELIPDSNYVIKITEWDFKHSKESIYKELNKISKENDISIYKVSYSDGKNETKKYIYPINSKEKDLTETFNSKKNKLMNFEEVLKKDVRGNYFVKEKNINNTNIQNSLLKLGIKSDIIKISPQILFISLIADNGLLFPILSLFIIYILYFLTKVCSNFKEIAIKKLNGYSNGNIIFEDFHKKILYYISFFAIFIFATILYLNLLEHNSQITLFIKREVILYCLYLLIIIIISIISYFLVIKIDIPSLIKGQKPYKQLRIISTFTKCILLLVFSIIYIGNYNHLKELSLINESKKIWNQMDDYYTVDIAPIFYKEEEKKILQKKFHNLIIYSEKTNNTLLIRNNNVYNPSNTYSNVENSKVLFINKNFIDFYGKLDQDFSIKTDASQIEIILPVNSMSKRKNIELDVNDWIKFQQDGTNINQNSHFISKENDYKIYSFDTRTMKKYSYIYSPVILVIEGNDLGDDFYYTSVSQGSYLFKNYDSTIDNIKKFGLENYVSSVTSFKDKVNSDYKEIKIKYLILLLAQILNIVTISITILFDIKQYFDQNKKLLLIKKIHGYSILHSNITYILLQSLLIIFVGISCYFYFKNIIFIYIMLIFILFQFVLQIIYIYILEKNYTKLIKEI
- a CDS encoding type I toxin-antitoxin system Fst family toxin encodes the protein MEFLLVNVIAPLYVGVALALFSHWLDQRKS
- a CDS encoding YxeA family protein, which codes for MKKIILTIIICLVMLFVLLNVRNEHTDRFNPLLSKEISYAKVDKETQNYENIVIYDANGDEKNYKLSFKGYDPSQEYVEITHKGKYVESIKYITKLKFNKIMGK
- a CDS encoding ATP-binding cassette domain-containing protein; protein product: MIKLDNITVIKDEKLIFDNFNIEFKLGESYAIVGKSGSGKSTLLNTIAGFEKPKNGTIFYNNSEIKFNKNFYRYCLGYLFQNYGLVDNKSVNENLDIGLKFKLMTKSEKEKLKEDYIKEFNVNVTKSRKISTLSGGEQQRVSLIRLILKSPSIILADEPTGALDKENGFFIFSKLLSLIDKDKVLIVATHDIDIAHQCDNIINL